The genomic window CCTGAGGACCTTATGTGGTTGAAACAGAAAAGAGGCAGTTACAAGCTGTGTTATTGCTtcgctcttcttctacttttgagGAGTTTGAGAGTAGTTTGTGTAAATTGCATACCATGGTATAGTACCCCATGAAGTGTTACTACCAAGTAAGGCATCGTATCAAAACTGTGTTAAAGCTAATACGATGGGCACTGCACCGCGGGCAGCATCAAACAAACAATTTGGGGTAAAATCATACATTAACAGTGTTTAAACATGAGTTTGCCTGAGCTGTTTGAAAAGCCTACTTTAAACCAGAAGAAGGGTCAGATACAAAAGAGACCTAATGGGTACAACATGATTCTCCTGAGTTGCTCTTTTGGGAGAGAAAACCATGGCATAAATTGGATATATTACTGAGTGTTCTACTCCATGGGATACATTTCTGTACTCAGAAAAGTTAGTGAGAAAAATGGACAAGTTAATAAGTGGGACGTCACTGTCATTGTCGGGTTCCCAAATTCCGTTTAACAGTAAAATCTGCAGTTGGATGAATGTAATCAAAAAATTTCATGCGTATACATGATGTTACAAACTTCCATATTATGGATGCTCTACCAAGAAAGGGATCACAATCATGACTTATAAGAAGCATCAGCTTCATTTGAACCCAAAATTAAGAAATAACTAGTTTGTCCTACACTTGTGGAGCTAATGCAGCACGCCTGCAATAAAATATCTTCTTCATAATTATCATACCTTGAAGTTTGAGTTAAGAATGAAGAACATCGATCACGAAAAGCTGAAAGACTTGGCGACTCTTGGATACTAAAACACTCAATTCGCTGCGCATTCAATATATGCCTCTCGAGTGGTTTGCGCAAGTCAAATTCATTGCAGTACTCAGTCGCATCTGAACAAACACAACTCATTAGACACTCTAAAGAAACATAAAACGTAAGCTTCTTCTATGCACCACAGGTTGTCCATGCCTTAATACTCAATTAACCAGAAAAACAACTTACTTCTATCCAAATTTTGTTGATTCTCCCCAAAATACTTCTTGTACTGCCAAGCAATCCTTAAACCCTTCTCCTAAATTCAACCAAACCCATCAAATTGTTAATTAAACAAAAACCCATAATCAAGATAGCGAAAAGAGTAGAAATAAACACCTGTTCTTGATCAATACTGCTGCGACTTTTCTCGTCTTTCGACAAAACGGGACTAGGTAAAGTACCAAGAAAAGCTCTTGGGTCTTTGGAAGGACTCGCATAAAGAAGCGGTTGATTATGTAGAAGTCCTTGCGACATGAAATTccttaataataataaatgatgTGGTGCTTCTGCATCTTCCATTATCATTACTAAACTTCCTAATGGAAACCCACCTCCTAAAATCTCTATAAATTAAAATCAAACAACTCAATGTCAAAATCAACACAAGTATATACAGTAGATTTCTAATtagaagagaaaaagagagatttttactATCAAGGTCTGGGATTCCAGAGGATACATAAGTGACTCCATTAGGTCCAGGCTTGATTCCAGGTATCTGAGATAAAGGTGAAGTGGATTGATTCCGAGAGAAACTGCTTGTTCTGCTCCTCGTAGCAGCCATGGATGGAACTTCCGCGTAAACTAAAGAGCTCCAAGAAAAGCAAGAGAGTCCGTTTTAAAGTTGTTGGTTCCCATCTAAGGGACTCCGCCTTAGTGCTCGTGCTCGACGAGGTTAGGGTTCATAGGAAAACTAGATAGTAACCCGTGCTTCGCACCGGGAATATAGTCTGATTTAGGTTCGGTTAAGCATTAGTTCCCTGTTTGAGTCGCTGAGCCGGTGCTAAGCTTTCATAACTCACAAGTAATCAATATATACACAAATGTCATAGTTAGCATGAGCAGAAATACACTTTTCCAATTATCATAGCGTCGATGATGAACACAGTTTTTTCCGATCTTGTGGTGGATACACAAATACCCTGCAAGCCTACATAACTTTCATTAACTACATGGATAAGTAAACATTATCGCTGCAAAACGATCAGCTGTCTCAACTTTGAGCCATCCTCTGCGCTATCATTATGCTGTACAGAGTTTGATCCATTCATAGTGATGTTGGCATGTCACTTTTTCCAAACATTCTTGACCTCTAAATGATGGTTTCAAGGCAAGGAGTGGTTCACTCTGGTTTCATAACCCAAGTAGGACTAAAAGAAAGACCCAGTTTTTGTTACCATGTTAGGTGAAATATGGTGGCAGTTAGCATTGAGCAAGCATTTATAATGCAAAAtagaaccaaaaagaaaaaacaaacacaGGAAACTTGCACTTGTtgaattgtttaaacaatcaattGGGAAACCAAAAGCAGTTCCTCCAACCAAAGTGAGTTGATAATTCCTTAATAGCATCGTCAACTTAGCTATACTATTTCTAAGCATAAATATAAGCAAAAAAAAAGCAACCCCCAGCCACTCTACTATATTGTCATAATTGATGTAAGAACCGTTCCACAGTAGGTCACATCGTTTGCCTTCTTAAATTTGAGCCAGAAATGTTCCTATGTGATACCAACTTTCATCTGCCATTCTGAAACATCTCACAGTCCAGCAAATCACATCCCTCTAGTTCGTAATTCGGATCAGAAAAGCATCATTCAATTTTTACCCTTATCAAACATGGCCATATAAGTCGTGGCCATACACTCACAACACCAAGAATCTATTTGTATCCACTTTCCCGTATccagctgacgatgaagaatttcACCCAGATACATGCTAATGACTTATCTGAAACAGGAAAAGTATCTCACAGAGCCTTGGCTTATATAAAAAGGTTGTAATTACTTCAAGTAACatgacaacaacaaaaaatagttATAACGGTAGAGAACTTACCACTGCCAGAAGAAAATTTTCAAATGTACTCTAAGGAAATGAATTTCTCACCTGCGCAACAGACCACCGCACTTTGTAGGTGACCAAGTACATCCATTGCAACCACATGCCCCTGAAAATTGAAAAAGATGACAAAGAATAAGAGAAAGTAAAATGTTGTCAACATGTAAGGTTCAAAAGAAATTAACTAATTGCTGAGGAAACTGCTTACAAAACCTTATGCCTTAACAACTGTTTAGTTATGTTATTTACATACATCACTCATGTCAGGTGTAAGTTCTTTTTCCTAATCTGGGACATATTTTTTTCCTATCCATTATCGTAGTTCAGAAACATAGTCTATTTTAGACTTACCGCAAACCATTTATATCTGCACACCCACAGATCACAGCATTCCATGAAAAAAAACATTTCTATTCTTGTAGAAGATCAAAACGCTATCTTCTATTGACCACCGTAACTGCTCAATCAACAAAAATCTTCAAAGATTAAGCATGAAATCTTTTAACTATACCTGTTTTTTATTAAGCACTAACCATACCTGGGGTTAGTCCCTTACAACTTGGTCAAGAAAAGATGTATCCTCACAGCACAATGATGCATAATGGGAAAGGCAACATAAGGAAAATGCAAAGCCAAGGCACATGGTAATTGGACTAAGTCCGACTTGAAGCTCGAGCAACCATAAAAATCTTCAAAGCGTAAGCATGAAATCTCTTATGCACAATCTTCCCAAATATAAAGATTGACTCAAAACCATGTAACCACAGATGGACCCCTAATTTGAAGCGTAAACACAAAAGCAATTTAACAAAAACACTTGTTTAACTCCAATAAGAAAAAAGTATAGAAAATTTAGAATCGTCAGTGTACAATCCAAAGTTTGTGAACCCGAAATCTGTGAGACATCAAGAACCAAACTCAATAACCTTAAGGATTTGATTGTTTCCCTTATTGGTTGAGATTTTTAAGAATGCAGACGTGTAAGTAATCCATTCATGTTAATTATAATGCAGACGTGCCTCTCTAAATTGAGCATGTTAACTTCAAGTTTTCATTTTTAATGGAGTTAGATTTGAAGTTGATAATCTAAGTTCTAGAGTTCTTAGCACTCTAATTTCTGCAAACCAATACCCAAAACCTCTTCAAATAATTCAATAGTGACAGAGAGAAGAGATTATATACTTGCTGCACTTTTCTCCAAAATAACGAAAATGGTAAGTAGAACCAAATGAATTGTACCTGCATACCCTAAATGTGGCTTAGATTAAATGAGAATCTATCTGTTTTAAGGTTCCAATCCCTAACTACGTCAGAAATTAAAACATGACGAACACGAAATATATAAATGTGGGGCATGAATCCAAGCTTAAGTACCAAACAAAGCGAAATTGTTAACATAACACAATGGCAACAGAAGTTAGAGTACCTGCCAAATATGGATCCTGCTATATTTCGTGCATACAACATACAATTTAGAATTACTTACTGCGATATATGTCTATCAGTATAAGACCATAAGGAAACTATAAAAATTGCACTCAATGTGAGGAAGAAAGACAATGAGAAAGGCATGAACTCGACACTCTCTGTTCTTATAACTCATTTGTATGAATATTATTATAAGTATACAGACATAATCTATAAGTCATCCACAGCACCTAAGGTATTAGCCAGAATAGCAGCAATGGCCTTTCAATATTTCTTAACTTCTGAAGAAAGTCCACATAAAGTCCACACATAGTATTCTATGATGCATAACACAAACTATCAAGAACCCCAAAAATGGGCACAATACAAAGAGAGCTatatttgaaataaaaaaaagaccTGAATTACACCATTATAGCTTTAATGCACATGTAAATTACACCATTCAACAATAGGAAGATACTGATAGGCCATGAATTAGCAAATGCTAACGGCATGCTGAGAGGCTTCTGTTAGAGAGCGACAATTGCATCTTGTCTTTCACAATAAGCAATTAAATTGGATCTTAGTAGCCTAAATTGATTTATCCATAAAACATGTCATCTACCTGCTCCGTAGTTTAGAAGGTGATTAAACCTTGTATACAAATGAGTGTCATGAACGCGTACAAAACCCAAAGgcaagagaaaagaaagaaacataaatCATGTATGCTACTTCTAGATAATTTCCATGAGAAAGCATTCAATGGATATTTTGCTTTGTCAATGTCATTATATAGTTGTATTACCTTATCTTGTTTCCTTATTATTTGAGATAGGCTATTCAAATCACGGCTGATCAGTTGCCCTGGTTTCAACCTACTGCGATCCTCAACCCCCAAGCTTGAACCACGAAGCGTGAGCTTGATTTACtggagaattaaaaaaaaaaacagtacacATCATTTGACAGTTCAAGATTACAATTAGGGGGTAAAAAAGGAGTTTATACAAACAATGACGCAAACATGTTAAAGTCATTAGAGGAATGCACCAAAATTGGAAaaaagaaacatcaaaaactgATTTCTATGTTCAGGTAAGTATCAAAATTGAATCAACACAAACTGAATTCATGAATTGTATGTTATATACCAcgtaaaatattttcaaaattttcttggTTGTCTCTAAAAAATGATGCACAACATGAATATCCAACAAAACTCGCCTAATTTCCAACCAAATCCGCCCctcaaaattaagaaaattggGTAAACAACTAACCTTTCTTCTGATTTGTTGTATAGGAGTCTGAAAATCTTTAACATGAAAGGAGGAACACCACTTGGATGATAATATTTAGAGCAAATTTGGATAAATTTCCCTGTTAATTTattcataaaaaaataaagaataaattcccaactatatgaaataaaaacaaggctgaattgggggccCTTGAAAAATAATTGAGATCCctagctacaggacaaaaaagaTCATGAAATAGTATTTGGGAGTTATCCCTTATCCTCAACTTTTtcaaatggctaaactaccccagATCATTAGTGGTagttaagttaattaattgttaattattttaattagattaaaatcagatttagggataaatttttgataaaagaaaaattgtgtttttgtgttgtggagaagaagaagttgagttttttggggattccagtagaggaatcatattgctcaaaatgaaggaaccaatcctcaaaatgaagaacccgaagctcaaaacaatcaggtaaacttcttatactcttcaaattgtatgaatgatgccccaagtggtcgattcatgtacactatgcaactactcagagagagggtcgttaagtcgagagggtaataaacaaacgactctaaggagtcgtcaattacttgacacaacctttgacgactcaaacctgcaaattttgcaggttatgaaaaatcgtcaaccaagtgtgatataattgacgactccagctagttaggtcatctagagccgttaacttaatatgtttagaacccaacaactctaaaactttttactctctaaagatgttactcttagggtcgttaattagGCATTCCTGTATACTGACGATCCTAGCGAGCCATTTCATACATCAAGGGTCGGCAAGCATAATCTATAAAAccaaacgacccttcaacatcgctaacgacttcaaaaatttgacatgacgacccttcaacatagttaacgactataatcatttgacatgacgacccttcctaTTTTTTCAACAAGgaacaaattttgtatcatatagagtcgttagtttCATAAAGGGGTTGTCAAACAAAGAATCGTTAATGCTTTAGAAATATATTGACGACCCTGTCACTATTTGGGACAGAGAGGTGGTTCTGCATAAGACAGAGTCGTTCGTATTTAAAAAGGGTCGTCGAGAAGAATCGTTAACGATTTAGAAATCCCTAGACGACACTATTTTAGGGcagaaaaccaggtttagggtcgttatctactaTACCCTAATGGTTAACAAGTTTTCatcaattcaacatgcatataaaaaatcgttaagcaataaaaaaccgtggttaacgatcctggaactgtaactgcaattttgcagttgaaaacctaatttttcaatcaacaaatcaaattaaaacgcaaacccaacttagattaagaggttttagttcacttacgacgatgaatcgatgagattttttttctcagaagtcgttaatggaatgggaAACGGTGGGAGAGAGGaagcggaggagaagaagaatgggaggagaagaagttattagagaagggtaaaatagttatttcaccatcattttggaagCCTCATATATCTTTTGGTGTGAGTATAAAATGTGtcatggcccccaattagtttccatgtCCCCCAATTCAGCGCTGAATAAAAATTGTGAGAGATTAACTACTTTGATTGATGAAGTGCAAATAATTTGTCATGCTTTTTTGTTCAGAGACCTCAAAAAAGAATAGACAAAATTGATAATCATCACATGCAGAATCCAAATTTGCGTAGTCCAAGAAAGCTAAGAGTTACATCAATCGCAGCTTTAGGAGGCCTCTTGAACAATCAATCCCATACAtctgaaaaaaaaaaccatttcaTAGACGACCTAAAATTAGACTTTTTTTAGAGAAACAACAATAAATAGTATCGAAACTCatataaaaaatcaaaaacccaGAATAAGTGAAACAGAAATGAAGATTCTAGCATCAAAAATCTTACTTTTAGAGCCAAACCAACTTATCCATCCCCAACAATCTTTAAaaaaatgagttttaataaaTTTTCCAAgcttgtcttcatcatctttgaATCATTTGATGCCTaaaatcagaaataaagctactttatcaatcattttcgtactctCCAAAGTTTCCTCTTGGTCTACGGGTAAAACCTTCCTGATGAATGAGCAGTTTTGAGATTGAGAAATGAATGAGCAGTTCGTAGAATGTTAAAGAATTGCAACTTGGAAGGTCCAAACAACCTAATTGAAGAATACAATTTTATTTCTAGGTAACTCTCTGGTGGGGGTGAAGAGagtgaagaaaaaaatttggatGAAAAGCTTTAGAATGGGTACAAATTTTGAACAGTTATCACAAAAACTAGAAGTGGGTGCACTTATGGAAGATATAATCTTGGGGTAGGGGGAGTTGGTCGGTTAATAAGTGCGAGTAGTGCTCGGATGGTGTAAGGTGTAAGTAGGGTG from Papaver somniferum cultivar HN1 unplaced genomic scaffold, ASM357369v1 unplaced-scaffold_118, whole genome shotgun sequence includes these protein-coding regions:
- the LOC113330353 gene encoding elongator complex protein 4-like, producing MAATRSRTSSFSRNQSTSPLSQIPGIKPGPNGVTYVSSGIPDLDKILGGGFPLGSLVMIMEDAEAPHHLLLLRNFMSQGLLHNQPLLYASPSKDPRAFLGTLPSPVLSKDEKSRSSIDQEQEKGLRIAWQYKKYFGENQQNLDRNATEYCNEFDLRKPLERHILNAQRIECFSIQESPSLSAFRDRCSSFLTQTSRNDGGTICPGRIAIQSFCAPQCCYSEMEWDMLSFVRSLKSMVRSSNAVAVITFPPSLLSSSFSKRWQHMADTLLAVRAIPDKDKDLAKLLTGYQDMVGFLHVHKVSQINTQVPVILEATTFSIKLQRRRSLVLERLNQAPVDGSSGSSHDVSGSCGGGSKSSILDF